The Aspergillus flavus chromosome 2, complete sequence region AGCAGAACAGATTTCACACTGGATGATCCGCTTTCCGTTCTATTATCCCGGGGCGTCCCTATCTCTCTAAGCAGCTACTTTCCAGACCTTTCCGAGCGTGGATTGAATAGCTTAACGTTTGAGTTTTGGCAGGCACTTCAGGGCCCCGATAACCTTGAGCTTCCGGGCCTTGCAATGATGGTGGAGAATTCAATCCGGTGGAGCTGCTATGAAGACCAGTCAACAGTCGAATGGCTCTCAGATATCCGAGAGGGAATACTGGGTGAAGGCATAAAGGCCACCCGTTTACGGGACTGGTATGCTTGCTTCGAGAAATTTTGCGAGTGGGTAGCACTGGAATTCGCTGAAGTGGATATATCTTAGTCTTTAAGCTTTAGTTGTTAAGGGGCGAATTATTGAATAAATAGCTAATCTATAATACCACTGAGGTCTTGTGTCTCTAAACACCATCAGGACTCGTCAGGACCCTGCTCAGAGGTCCATATACTAGGGCTTTGGAATACAATACCCACAGTGGAGCTTGAATGCAGATGACTGACTCAGGAATATACCGTGATCGTCCGGTCACGTGGGACGCAAGGAATGTTGATGATGCGATGAGTCGTTCGCAGAGATAATAACGGTCATACCCGTATGCTCCGTAAATGATCTACCGGAATgtaattatagtaatttattccTGGACTAGTAGTATTCTTAGCCTCAGCAATATTCAGCGTTACCACTGGATGCTCTATCTCTGGCGATCACTTTGAAAGGTACAGATTTAACAGTAGAGAAACAGTCATGGTCTAGGTATATCCAGATCTTCATGCTTGTTGCTCGTGTTGTAACTAGTCTGTACCCTGGTGGAAACCATGCGCCCGTGACAACGTGGGTgatatgaagaagatccatcACGCGTAGACTACCCTAAACCGGCAGCTCCCTCGTTGGGTTGCCACGGTTCACTTGGTTGATGAGTTCTAAGATGAGCGCGTATTTATTTGGTGGTCCGTGTAGTTTTCAAACAACTGAACAGCTCAATACCACCCACTACCGACATTTGACGTATGTATGAGTTGTCACGACGTGATTTTCTTTCGGTTACTCCAATAATGATGAGCTCCGCCTGACTTGCGGTGGTTGATCCGACCGTCGCTATCTGCTTGTTATTACTGATAAATACAGTAACTAAGCTAACACTAGCGCTGGTTTCCCCGAACGTCATTCTAATCGATCCATACCCAACTACCGCATCTGTTTGTCCCCTTGGGGGAAGTATCAAGCCTTAGCCTTACAACACATCCGCTCAGCGTTCTCTTTTTCATATTATGATACCCACCCGATGACACCTGCGGTCTTTAAATGAGCCCCGGTcggctcctcctcccaccaAAATGGCCTACTTCCTGCCCTCGTTCTTTCAGAAGCGGTTGCTCAGATATGCCTTGTCTCGCCTGGAGCTTGTCGATACGGAAGCACTAGATCTCGATAGCCTAGGCATCCGCTGGGGACAACGTAGTACCGTTGAACTACGGGACATAGGTTTGAGACTCGAGGTGAGTGAACCATGCTGATCCCTGGTCAGTGCCGGGCCGAGCGTCTCGgtgcttctgcttcggtGCGCTGATATGTATACGTCTTGGGATAGAAATTAGCCACACTCCTTCACCTCCCTCCGTCAAGCGAGCTGCTCAGTGCTCGTGTTCAGTTCCTAAAGCTCACGGTTCCTGCCGATATTTACAGCAGCGGTATAATATGTGAAGCTAGCGGAATCGATGTGCATTTAAGGCTACCGTTGGAGGAGACTCGTCGTGCTGAAACGCATGATGCAACAACGGACCAAAAGACATCAGGGCGAGTTGACCCGGGCTCTGGGGACGAACCAATACTCCCCAACCCGACCGATCTCGCTGAGTCGTTCCTTCAGGCCGAgccgaaagaagaaaaggaagaacttCAGGCTGCAATCTCCTCGCAGTCCCAGGTCCTGCAGCATACATCGACCTCTTCGAgcgatgacgaagaggagctcGGTCTCGGAAACGAAACCGTATCGTTGCCCAGTTTTGTCGCTGCATTCCTAAAAGGGGTGGTGGATCGACTCCAGGTCCAAGTCGACGACATCTCTATACGCGTGGATGTGGAGACCAAGCAAGAGGGCTCGTCAAAAAGGCATCCGGAGGAAAAACCGGACCTAATAACAGGACTATTAAGTGTGCGCCAGGTCAGCATGGGTGCTGTGTCCACTCATTCCGAATCAGGTGAAGCCTCATCGTCCGAGAGAAGACGATTAGTTTCCCTATCCGATATCAATCTTGCTTTGATATCTGAGCCTGTCGTTTTCTCCAACTATTCTCGCTTCGCTGCTCCTGCCTCACCGTCTACTCCAGTACAGCCAAAGTCGAGCCGGCCTCCAAGTAGGGCCCAGTCGCCTTCTCCGGAGACCTCGTCAGAATCGAGTTTAGCTTTAGCTATGACAAGGTCGACCATTTTCGAGCCACCGCAGGACCTCACTAGACAAGAGTTGGAAGAACAGCATACACCAAGATTAGAAGGATCTGTTTACACGTATGACGGCCGTTTTTCTGATGCTGATACGGAGGACGGGAAAAGGAGTTATGGTTCTCTTGAGGATTCCCGGCAgtttgaagacgatgaaaaGCTGCTGGACAACCCAGCTTACCTTGATTCAGTTATCGATTATCAAttccaggatgatgatcctgAGCGCCTAGATGATATGCAAACTAGGGTCGATGGGCTTTTCCGGAGGAGCAGGGATAACCCTCGTTCACAAAGTCCAGAGCATACAGCCGAACTAACTGACCAAAACAGTCATCCTGAGGGTGCCCTGATCCCCCTCAATGACCGACATGAATTGGAAGTTGCAAGACTACCGAGCCATCAGCATTTTCTAGAAGCTCCTGAGGCTATAACCGAACCCGGGTCGTCTGGATTAACCCCAGAAAAGGACTTCCGTCCTGGATATAAGCAACAATTGCCTCTTGTCTGTGCGCCCAGTTCCGAGCCCGACAGTTCAGGCTCCGCTTCTGAATCTTTTAAGGAGAGTGAATTATCGGAGTCCAGGCTGTTTTCTAACGAGGAAGCGCAAAGCATGTATATGAGCGCGATAAGCCAAGGCTCGACGTCACACAGTTTCATGCCTAATATACCTGGTGCTTGGGACTCGCCGGAGTCTACTTATGTGAGGGATACAGGCTTCCATGAAACGCCTACAGCAATGGAGCAGGACGCCTATAGCGAACAAGATGAAACAATAACAACGCCTAAGCTTACAGCCCAGGAAGAAATATACTTGTCACATGCCAGTTCTATCGATAATCTTCAGAAGACAACGACTGGAACAACCGGTAGAGAATCGATTCAGACCTCACCGGGATTCAATAGACTGACGGACGTGGCGAAGAGATTTGTCAGTGTTGACAAGGTTCTCATATGGATCCCTTCGGTTAACCACGAAAAAGTGCCGGGAGATTCACAATCAGCATCTCACCAAGAGATGTCAAGTGATGGTCTCAAAGATTCAACGGCGTACTTGCAGGACTCtgtgattgatgatgatctACTAGCTTCTAGAATTCATGGCTTTCCGGGTCCTCGTAGTGGCGCCAACGATCCGTCTTCTCCGCATGAAGGTGTTGATCATAAAGCTTCAGGCTACCAGGAAAAGACCAAGCATGACGCTGGATTCAGTAGCGAACGTGACGAGGCAACCGTCGAGATCCATTCTGCGGAGGTGCAGTTTGATATTGCCATAGGCTGGCTTGTTATCAAGATCGGTAAGAGAATCGTCAACGCTTTCGGCCACGGCGACGGAGAACCCCCGAAGAAACACAACTCAGAAAGCAAAGCACCAGAACAAGTACAACCAAAAGAATCTTTCGGATTGATTCTCAATAAGTTCTCTATCAAGTTCGTTGAACATGTTCCAGGACATGCAAACCCCTTCGGTGAATCTCGACAGTACTCTCCGACATTCTTCGGCCTAATGCATGAGGACATCGTTCTGCAAACTACAGCTTCTGGCCTGAAAGCCCATTTCTCATCAACTAATGACCAAACGAAACTTCGCCTAGATATAACCAAGTTCACACTAGGGGTCGCCTCAGAGGACCTAATCTCATTCAATCAAGACCTAAAAATGAGGGAATCCATGAGGGATGTTTTATCGCCCATGCATGGAGatatttccctttccatgaGCAAGTCATTGGAATCCGCAAGGATTCACGTCACTACGCTCCCTCTCCATCTCAACCTTAATATACAACgcttggaggaggttgtAGGATGGATTGGAGGTCTAAGCACGATCCTAGAGCTAGGGAGCTCCATTTCATCTGCCTCAGGTGCGAAGACACCAAAGAAGGATCCACCGAAGCGACCGCGTGGAGTACATTTCGAAGCGCCGCCTTCGCCTGAAAAACTCCCGCAGGATACCTCTTTGCCATGGAAAGTGAATGCACGTATCGGTGGTGTTGCGCTCAATATTGTTGGAGAATCTCATTACCTCAAACTGAGAACGACTGCGGTTAAGGTTGTTAGCAGATTTGAAGGCGTGGGAGTCCAAATCGACAAAGCGAAACTTAGTGGACCATTACCGCTTGATGATTCTAAAGACGCGCCTGCGAAAATTAATTTGAGCAACATCCGAATTGAATATCTCTTCGCTCCAAAGGAGGTCGACTTAGACCGTCTGCTGTCGTTGATCACGCCGTCTAAGGACAAGtacgatgaagacgatgacaTTATGCTAGATACGCTTTTCCGACAGCGACGCCAAGGCTCTGTGCTTCGTACTACAATCGCTGGGGCGGATATCATGATTTCGCGCATCACTGACTTTGACTCGCTACCACAGCTTGGGGATGAATTAAGCAGGCTGTCGAATGTTGCGAAATACTTGCCTGAGGACGACCGACCTGGTCTCTTGACTCTAAATCTGATCCGAGATTTTGAAGCCCGGGTAAACGTTGGGGGTAAAGTTGGCGATATAACAGCACGCCTCAAGAATGCCGAGGTGGCGTATATAAGCATCCCTTCTCTTGTAGCCGCTCAGGTTGGATCGGCGACGGTTCTCAGAAACGGCACCGAGGAACTTTTAGGGGAAGCGCTTCCGTTGAGCGCCGAGCAAAGATCAGGTCAAATCCCGCACCCCATGCTCATGGCCCGTTTCATTGCCGATGAAATGGAACCCACCATCAAGGTCAAAATGCATAACCTACGCGCCGAGTACACAGTTCCAGCAGCGATTGCCTTTCTCGGTCTCAATGAAAGTTCGACGACCAGCGATTTTGCTGCCAATATGGCACAGTCTATAGGTAATCTGGCGGAGCTGCAGCCTTCAAAGGAATCTCAATCAGCAATAAAGCCGGGAAGCCCTAAAAGTCCTGTACGACCCACTATATTGGCATTAGCCCTGCGAGACTGCGTCATTGGTCTCAACCCTCGTGGCTCTGAGGCAAAAGGTCTTGTCGTGCTCACGAACGCAAATTTCTCGGGAGCCATGGACGATGGAGCGTCCTCTGAGGCTACGCTAGATCTTCGCAAAGCGTCAATCATGATTATTGACGATGTCCGAAATATGGGCAGCACAGACGATTCACATCGGAGGAACTCAACTGCTCCACCGACTAACCAGGTCCAATCCTTTATTGACATGGGCTTTGTTACCGTTTCATCAATATCGTCAGCAACGGCCAGTGTGAAATTGCTACGCTCGGGCGAAGACGGGACACAGTCGCTAGATGTGGAACTCAGGGATGACTTGCTGATTCTTGAAACATGTGCCGATTCAACACAAACTCTCATCAGCATAGTCAATGGGCTGCAGCCTCCTACACCTCCAAGCGTGACCAAGAAGTATCGGACTGAGGTTCTCCCACTTCAAGACATGTTAGCATCTTTTTCGGGCGATGCGTTTGCTCTGAATTCAAGCTCGAGTCTGGAAGGGGTCTCTGAGACAGCCGGTGATTCCGCTGAAAATATCCAGGATAAGGAGGGCCATATTGAGGATGAGGTCGAGTACGTAAGTGACTTTTATCCAGCGAAGCCAACATCTGGAGGCGGATCTCTGCACGAGGCTATGACGGCCTCAGGATCaaatgagcttcttgatagTTTTCACTCTCAGTACTATGTATCATCCAGTATTTCCGACCTCGAATTCCGTGATGATCATTTTGCAACACAGTCAGCTGTTGGAGGTACAGCACACAGATGGGATTCTACCGAAAACACTTATGGACTTTCAGACGACACGAAGCTTCAGAAGAGTCCTCTGCGAATCAGGGTCCGTGATGCTCATGTCATCTGGAACCTATTCGATGGCTATGACTGGCAGCGGACAAGAGATACAATATCCAAGGCGGTCAAAGACGTGGAGAGAAAGGCTACGGACCGGCGAGCAAGGGCGAATCGGGCCTCCCCAAGCTTcgacgaagacgaggagTCCGTCATTGGCGACTGTCTGTTTAACTCAATATATATAGGCATTCCTGCTAACAAAGATCCGCGAGAGCTTCGCAGCGATATCAACCGCAACATTGATGATCTTGTCAGTGAGACCGGCAGCTACGCAACTACAACCACAGTCACAGGGGCTACGGTACGACAAAGCCAGTCGCCTTCCTTCAGAAAGAAGCTGCGGCTATCCAGAAGCAAATATCATAAAATGACATTTGAGCTCAAAGGTATATGCGCGGATCTTGTCGTCTTCCCACCGGACTCCGGCGAGACGCAAAGCTCTCTGGATGTTCGAGTCAATGACCTGGAAATATTCGATCATGTGCCTACTTCGACCTGGAAGAAATTTGCGACCTACATGCATGAAGTGGGtgagaaagaaagtggaACCAGTATGGTGCACTTAGAGATCTTGACCGTCAGGCCTGTGCCTGAGCTCGCTGCATCCGAGATTGTCTTAAAGGTACGGAAAAGAGGAACTTCCAACTGCCTCCCTATAATGTTTAACGATACCATAGGCCACCCTTCTGCCCCTAAGGCTTCATGTTGATCAAGATGCTCTCGACTTTTTGTGCCGTTTCTTCGAATTTCGAGATGACTCTGCGCCTGCCTCTAGCGCCCCGCAAGACATACCATTTTTACAGAGAGTTGAGATAAACGCAGTTCCCGTCAAGCTCGACTTCAAACCCAAGCGAGTCGATTATACCGGGCTTCGGTCTGGACGCACGACCGAGTTTATGAATTTCTTCGTTCTAGACGGGGCGGATATGGTCATGCGTCATGTCATCATCTATGGAGTATCTGGGTTTGACAAGCTTGGGCAGACCTTGAATGACATATGGATGCCAGATATCAAGAGAAATCAACTACCAGGCGTCCTCGCTGGCCTTGCACCGATCAGGTCCCTAGTCAACGTGGGAGGAGGCGTGAAGGACCTCGTGGTCGTTCCTATGCGTGAGTATCGCAAGGACGGTCGCATCGTACGGAGCATACAGAAGGGGGCACTCGCCTTCGCTAAGACTACATCTAACGAGCTTGTCAAGCTTGGTGCCAAACTCGCCATTGGTACTCAAACCGTCCTGCAGGGCGCAGAAGATCTGTTGACATCCCCCAATACGCAGTTGGCTGGCGCGGAAGAAGAACTaggtgatgaggaggaggcgaagaagatctcTCTCTATGCGGACCAGCCAGTTGGTGTTGTTCAAGGCCTTCGGGGAGCATTCAGGGGATTAGAACGCGACTTGCTCCTGACTCGAGATGCCATCGTTGCTGTGCCTGGAGAAGTCGTTGAGAGCGGGAGCGCCAAAGCAGCTGCAAAGGCTGTATGGAAACGTGCACCAACGGTTATTCTCCGTCCTGCGATCGGGGTATCCAAGGCCGTGGGACAAACGCTTCTGGGGGCCGGAAACACTCTGGATCCCAGCAATAGGCGAAAAATGGAAGATGTAAGTTTTGCTGCCCCCCATTCCCCCAATTTCCTTTGACCTGGGTTGACTGTATCTCTCAGAAATATAAACGTCATTAGAgaatttctctctctctctttctttctttctttctttttttttttttttttttttttgcgtTTCGATTCCGATATTTCGGCTAACGGCCGATCCCTGGTTGGTTCGATTTTCTGGTTGCTGATACGCATGgtccttctcttcgattCAATCATTCATTGCTACATTGTCTAAATTGGAAGGGTTGCTCACGGTAACCGTACATAACTGAGCAGACGGATACACAGGCAGGTACCTGAGATCGAGTTAGCCGCCCGGCCATCGCGTATTGgctcatgatgatgatataaCGATGCTATCCTGATTTCCATTGCTAGCCCTGATACACTTGtttttaagattattattctttGGTTTTATTCCTCACCCATCGAAATTGAGCATGACTGGTGTTTGGTTTGGCGTCATTTTGAGGGCTTCCCTATCCTGTCTTGATCTTCTGTCTTGGACCAGCCCAGTGATTTGGCATCTTACGGTTAATCTCGCGTCTGGTTGTTTTACGTGACTCAGCATAGGAAGATTGGTATAAAATGAGCATGAGTAGGATGTTAAGGTGTCGATGATAGGCCTTACTCAATATTAAGTATACAACGTTATGGGTTACGACAGGGGCTGTCATTTGTGGCACATCCACCGTAGTTGGTCGCCTGACAGGATCTGGGACACCTCTGCAATGCTGATCAGGGCGGACAGGAATGTAGGACTACATGTGCAGGTGGACACGGCTacatcatcttttctttttttttttttttcttttttttttcttttttcccccttccagTGTTACTCCAAGGTGATACGAAAGGGAGGCCATGCAACAAGGCTGAGTGGGAAGAGAATGGTCATTATTCgaacgagaaaaagaaagggaccGAGCATGGTGGGGattagaaagaaaacaaaagaaagaacgagaCCACTGAAGGAAGCAGATGACCATCGCCACATAGTATAAGCCAGGATAAGAATAGGACTTCGACTACACCCACTCGGAGGACTGCAAGTGATTGGAGAGTTCGAGACAATCTGCGAACGAATGGGAGAGGTTCCTGGGGAACAAGGCTGGCAGGAGGTCGTAAAGTGAAACGAAGATCTTCAGGAAACGAACCAGTGAGTGGGAGACGCAGAGTGATCCGGTTGCGGCTGTACAGTGAGATTGGACCACGTTAGCGGATGCCCAACCAGAACGCTGGACAAGTTCCTCTCATACTTGGTGGGTCAAATTTTGCATGTTGGCAATGTGACGACGCTACTTACTTTTTTCGttcacttcttcttttgcaCTTTCGCCTCTTTTTTTTGTAATTCTGTAGTTCTTTTGCAaatttcttccttcttttcttttttcttttcttttcctttcttttttactctaCCCGGCACTACAATTCCATTTGTTGAATATCAAATTGTGTATGTCGCAAGTACCTGGACAGTGTGGATTGTGGATATCCCCGAACTCCACCAGCGATCAATAAATAGACTTCCCCCGGACATTGGGTTCCTTGGGTCCCGATCCAGGCCTCCCAAACGATGCTGATATCATCATTGTCCAACATCAACTGAGCTCTCCAGACTGAGGGCTATGCTACAGACAGTCTCCCAATGCATCAGTATAGAGACGGCACATACCGcctgtttctttctcttcttttataCAGGTCAACAAAGACAATCGACTATTGAATTTAGCCTATACATCTCAAAAGCTGCAGTGTGAGAGATCTAAACGGTGGACCTGACTCCATCCATCTTCACCGCATCACCACTACTAGTgtcctcatcaccatcatcatcatctccattgCGAGATCGGGATTGCTCTCCCCAGTCAACATCCTTGAACACCATGTGTATGCCAGGGAATCGCTCTCTGCATGAATACCGCCAGTATCTGTCAAGTTGCGACTCAGCGACCAGCGACAGTCCGGACATCAAAAAGCTACGGCGAAAGAACGCCGCATTGAACTTGAACCAGTCCCAGATGTCTCTGGACGACCACTACGAGTACCCTTTCTCGGTCTCGTCGGCGGCGTCAAGCCCGCCGCCATTATCCCCATCGCAATCACCCAGCGCTCTGAGCGAGCAGCCTGAGAGCCTGGATGGCTTCCTCCGTATGGGATATCACCGCCATATATCTCCAGTAGACCAGTGCTTACTTGCGGATTTAGCTCCGGGGACCCCCAGCTCTGTAGACGACCATATATGCCTCCAGCAAAACCCCCATAAGATCCTGGTAAGCCGCCATCTCATCCGTGCCCTAATGGACGGGCGGTACTTTGGCAGCCGATCTGACTTTCACACGCACATGCAGGACACGTTCCGGGATCGTCTCGAGAAATATCCCGACCCATATCCCAAACCAATTCCACGCAATCCCCCAGCATCTATTCACAGTCACACAAAGCGGTACTCGGACTCAATGCTCCTCAACATAAAAAAGCCCACCACAACCATCATCCATCAAGGTACATCGTTCGAGATCCTCAATCCCCATGAATCACTCCACTTCGCTCGTATCGTCTCGTACATCGAAGACGTCGACAGCTTCTCCACAGGCCACAACAGGGACTCCTACATCTCATTCACAGAAGACACCGTGATCATCGAATCGGACCCTTGGTCCTACGATCCCCCACCGCAACCTCACATCCACACCCAAAGCCACGCTGAAGAAGCCTTCGAAGACGAAAACCGAAAGTCCCAACTAGACATTGGCGACACCCAaggcctccaccaccacctcatGCCCTCCATCAATGAACTCCTCGAAGAAACAACCCTCAACATGACCCGTTACCTCGCCTCCAAACCCAGAGAATGCGCCAGTCCAACCAATGAAAGCGATCTCGGCGAGCCCGGAGATCCCGTCTACGACGATAACCATCCCATGAACCCCCACGAGGGCCTCTGGCAATTCGATATCGGCATAAACCCAGCCACCAAACCCCCCTCAAACGAACAGACCATGACTCCACGAACCGAGATCAAACTCCACCGCCGTCCAACCCGGAGATCAACCTCTAGTCGCAAGCGTAGAGGTCCCCTGCGGAAACTCTACGGGTTGTTTCGCAGGAAGACAGGGAAGTAGGCCAAGTAGGTTTCTTATTTGCGGTTCATGAGACTCGTGCGGTTATGACTccgttgatgatgatgttatAAGCGTTGCTGTGAGCGGTCTTTTAACCTTGAGCTTTTTGTGTTCTGTTGTTCTGGCTTGTGCTTCTGGGAAGCACGgcttttattctcttttcttattttgtTCCTCTGGCGACTTTTGTTTCTTGCTGTTTCTTCCATTTCTGTACTTCGATACCAGTCATATCTTAGTTGTATATGTCTTTTAATCATGGGATAGAATGTGGAAGACCGAAATAGCCTGAATGTTCATATTCGTCTATGCCTGTAAACCCGAATCGAATCAATTGTGCTGTGGGCCTTTTTTCACCGGACCCCTTACCTCCATGCCGCCGATAATAACCAAACCGAGAATCACACAATCAGGGTATCTACCTCAATATGTACAAGTAACgacattgaaaagaaagaaaaaacaaaaaaatgaaatatgaaatatgaaaagaaaagaaaagatgagTTGAAGAAAAGTTGAATATATCCATCCGAAAGAAAGATGCCAAACAGAAGATAAACCGAAAAcaaaaatagattttaacattccttctccaccaTCGACGCCAAAGCAGCACTGACGAGACTCTTCCGTCTCAGTCCCTGCTCACTCTTCTTCCGCAGGTCCCGCGAAGATGAATGATAATTCTTCTCAATGCGAGTTGTCTGTACGGGGATGACGCTGCTCATTCTCCGTCCCTTGGAGTCGGACGAGGGCGGGTCCAAAAGGCTAG contains the following coding sequences:
- a CDS encoding cytoplasm to vacuole targeting protein — protein: MAYFLPSFFQKRLLRYALSRLELVDTEALDLDSLGIRWGQRSTVELRDIGLRLEKLATLLHLPPSSELLSARVQFLKLTVPADIYSSGIICEASGIDVHLRLPLEETRRAETHDATTDQKTSGRVDPGSGDEPILPNPTDLAESFLQAEPKEEKEELQAAISSQSQVLQHTSTSSSDDEEELGLGNETVSLPSFVAAFLKGVVDRLQVQVDDISIRVDVETKQEGSSKRHPEEKPDLITGLLSVRQVSMGAVSTHSESGEASSSERRRLVSLSDINLALISEPVVFSNYSRFAAPASPSTPVQPKSSRPPSRAQSPSPETSSESSLALAMTRSTIFEPPQDLTRQELEEQHTPRLEGSVYTYDGRFSDADTEDGKRSYGSLEDSRQFEDDEKLLDNPAYLDSVIDYQFQDDDPERLDDMQTRVDGLFRRSRDNPRSQSPEHTAELTDQNSHPEGALIPLNDRHELEVARLPSHQHFLEAPEAITEPGSSGLTPEKDFRPGYKQQLPLVCAPSSEPDSSGSASESFKESELSESRLFSNEEAQSMYMSAISQGSTSHSFMPNIPGAWDSPESTYVRDTGFHETPTAMEQDAYSEQDETITTPKLTAQEEIYLSHASSIDNLQKTTTGTTGRESIQTSPGFNRLTDVAKRFVSVDKVLIWIPSVNHEKVPGDSQSASHQEMSSDGLKDSTAYLQDSVIDDDLLASRIHGFPGPRSGANDPSSPHEGVDHKASGYQEKTKHDAGFSSERDEATVEIHSAEVQFDIAIGWLVIKIGKRIVNAFGHGDGEPPKKHNSESKAPEQVQPKESFGLILNKFSIKFVEHVPGHANPFGESRQYSPTFFGLMHEDIVLQTTASGLKAHFSSTNDQTKLRLDITKFTLGVASEDLISFNQDLKMRESMRDVLSPMHGDISLSMSKSLESARIHVTTLPLHLNLNIQRLEEVVGWIGGLSTILELGSSISSASGAKTPKKDPPKRPRGVHFEAPPSPEKLPQDTSLPWKVNARIGGVALNIVGESHYLKLRTTAVKVVSRFEGVGVQIDKAKLSGPLPLDDSKDAPAKINLSNIRIEYLFAPKEVDLDRLLSLITPSKDKYDEDDDIMLDTLFRQRRQGSVLRTTIAGADIMISRITDFDSLPQLGDELSRLSNVAKYLPEDDRPGLLTLNLIRDFEARVNVGGKVGDITARLKNAEVAYISIPSLVAAQVGSATVLRNGTEELLGEALPLSAEQRSGQIPHPMLMARFIADEMEPTIKVKMHNLRAEYTVPAAIAFLGLNESSTTSDFAANMAQSIGNLAELQPSKESQSAIKPGSPKSPVRPTILALALRDCVIGLNPRGSEAKGLVVLTNANFSGAMDDGASSEATLDLRKASIMIIDDVRNMGSTDDSHRRNSTAPPTNQVQSFIDMGFVTVSSISSATASVKLLRSGEDGTQSLDVELRDDLLILETCADSTQTLISIVNGLQPPTPPSVTKKYRTEVLPLQDMLASFSGDAFALNSSSSLEGVSETAGDSAENIQDKEGHIEDEVEYVSDFYPAKPTSGGGSLHEAMTASGSNELLDSFHSQYYVSSSISDLEFRDDHFATQSAVGGTAHRWDSTENTYGLSDDTKLQKSPLRIRVRDAHVIWNLFDGYDWQRTRDTISKAVKDVERKATDRRARANRASPSFDEDEESVIGDCLFNSIYIGIPANKDPRELRSDINRNIDDLVSETGSYATTTTVTGATVRQSQSPSFRKKLRLSRSKYHKMTFELKGICADLVVFPPDSGETQSSLDVRVNDLEIFDHVPTSTWKKFATYMHEVGEKESGTSMVHLEILTVRPVPELAASEIVLKATLLPLRLHVDQDALDFLCRFFEFRDDSAPASSAPQDIPFLQRVEINAVPVKLDFKPKRVDYTGLRSGRTTEFMNFFVLDGADMVMRHVIIYGVSGFDKLGQTLNDIWMPDIKRNQLPGVLAGLAPIRSLVNVGGGVKDLVVVPMREYRKDGRIVRSIQKGALAFAKTTSNELVKLGAKLAIGTQTVLQGAEDLLTSPNTQLAGAEEELGDEEEAKKISLYADQPVGVVQGLRGAFRGLERDLLLTRDAIVAVPGEVVESGSAKAAAKAVWKRAPTVILRPAIGVSKAVGQTLLGAGNTLDPSNRRKMEDVSFAAPHSPNFL